A section of the Alphaproteobacteria bacterium genome encodes:
- a CDS encoding conjugal transfer protein TraD yields MTTTNILEKKKIRLEQLKNRLKEQESLLKKTERKSRTRKLIELGGLVSKAGLSDLNTNALYGGLLSLKEAREKIPQEVDKWEVKGGVEFGKESKKKTPVIVVFKDKPSAEIRAKIRESGLRWNAIRKDWQGHVMLKALENVLQG; encoded by the coding sequence ATGACAACAACTAATATTCTTGAAAAAAAGAAAATTCGTTTAGAACAACTAAAAAACCGTCTGAAAGAACAAGAGTCTTTGTTGAAAAAAACTGAGAGGAAATCCAGAACACGAAAACTTATTGAGCTTGGAGGACTTGTATCAAAAGCAGGACTCTCTGATTTAAATACCAATGCTCTATATGGAGGACTTCTCTCCTTAAAAGAGGCGAGAGAAAAAATTCCGCAGGAGGTTGATAAATGGGAGGTAAAGGGAGGAGTTGAGTTTGGCAAAGAAAGTAAGAAAAAAACACCTGTTATTGTCGTTTTTAAGGACAAACCTTCTGCTGAAATAAGAGCTAAAATCCGAGAGTCTGGATTAAGGTGGAATGCCATCAGAAAAGACTGGCAAGGCCACGTTATGTTAAAAGCTCTTGAAAATGTACTGCAGGGCTAA